A stretch of the Streptomyces ortus genome encodes the following:
- a CDS encoding ATP-binding protein, protein MNDWGHPYTSGTNETITLVTAELTANAVRHGHVPGRDFHLRLTQAGGTLRIEVTDTRAEKLPATGTPDPEGESDRGLLLVEALTDDWGVTPRETAPGKTVWAEFHDRIRPVHRQLGSPGMAVPPSQADAGERTDALRSQPSAHPSAHPRRLTWPLMYCVRRPGGGSGSMSICRWITGSACSTGSVRGSWGSCCSPSGSLG, encoded by the coding sequence ATGAACGACTGGGGCCACCCCTACACCTCGGGCACCAACGAGACGATCACGCTCGTCACGGCGGAGCTGACGGCGAACGCGGTCCGCCACGGGCACGTACCCGGACGGGACTTCCACCTGCGCCTCACGCAGGCCGGCGGCACGCTACGGATCGAGGTCACCGACACCCGGGCCGAGAAGCTCCCCGCCACGGGAACCCCCGATCCGGAGGGCGAATCGGACCGCGGTCTCCTCCTCGTCGAAGCCCTCACGGACGACTGGGGTGTCACCCCACGCGAGACCGCCCCCGGCAAGACCGTGTGGGCCGAGTTCCACGACAGGATCAGGCCGGTCCACAGACAGCTCGGGAGCCCTGGGATGGCGGTACCGCCGTCCCAGGCGGATGCTGGGGAGAGGACGGACGCCCTCCGCTCGCAACCAAGCGCGCACCCGAGCGCGCACCCGAGGAGGCTGACATGGCCGCTCATGTACTGCGTACGGCGCCCAGGCGGCGGATCAGGCTCGATGAGCATCTGCCGGTGGATCACCGGCTCAGCATGTTCTACCGGATCGGTGCGGGGCTCATGGGGCTCGTGCTGCTCGCCTTCGGGATCCTTGGGCTGA
- a CDS encoding DedA family protein, with amino-acid sequence MDTLGAPGAGIAIALENLFPPIPSEVILPLAGFAASTGQMNLFAALLWTTAGSVVGAFALYGVGALLGRDRTIAVAARLPLVKVSDIEKTEAWFSRHGTKAIFFGRMIPVFRSLISVPAGVERMPLPVFLGLTTLGSAIWNTVFVLAGYFLGENWTDVAGYVSTYSKVVLAGAALALLVLVGVRLFRPGRGGRRRERDTPRASTESR; translated from the coding sequence ATGGACACGCTCGGCGCCCCCGGCGCGGGCATCGCCATCGCCCTGGAGAATCTGTTCCCGCCCATCCCGAGCGAGGTGATCCTGCCGCTCGCGGGGTTCGCGGCGAGCACCGGGCAGATGAACCTGTTCGCCGCACTGCTGTGGACGACGGCCGGTTCGGTCGTCGGGGCGTTCGCGCTGTACGGCGTGGGGGCGCTGCTGGGCCGCGACCGCACCATCGCTGTCGCGGCCCGGCTGCCGCTCGTCAAGGTGTCGGACATCGAGAAGACCGAGGCGTGGTTCTCGCGGCACGGCACCAAGGCCATCTTCTTCGGCCGGATGATCCCCGTCTTCCGCAGTCTGATCTCGGTGCCGGCCGGCGTCGAACGCATGCCGCTGCCCGTCTTCCTCGGTCTGACCACCCTCGGCAGCGCCATCTGGAACACCGTCTTCGTCCTCGCCGGCTACTTCCTCGGCGAGAACTGGACCGACGTCGCCGGCTATGTGTCGACGTACTCGAAGGTGGTGCTGGCCGGCGCCGCGCTCGCGCTGCTGGTCCTCGTGGGCGTACGCCTCTTCCGGCCCGGGCGCGGCGGCCGGCGGCGGGAGAGGGACACCCCCAGGGCTTCTACCGAATCGCGCTGA
- a CDS encoding FmdB family zinc ribbon protein — MPRYEYRCRTCGDTFEKSRPMAESSAPADCPAGHDDTVKLLSTVAVGGSASAPASAPGGGGCCGGGCCG; from the coding sequence ATGCCTCGTTACGAATACCGCTGCCGGACCTGCGGCGACACCTTCGAGAAGAGCCGTCCGATGGCCGAGTCGTCCGCGCCCGCGGACTGTCCCGCCGGTCACGACGACACGGTGAAGCTGCTGTCGACCGTGGCGGTCGGCGGTTCCGCTTCGGCCCCCGCGTCCGCACCGGGCGGGGGCGGGTGTTGCGGCGGAGGCTGCTGCGGCTGA
- a CDS encoding DUF4383 domain-containing protein codes for MFYRIGAGLMGLVLLAFGILGLIDRVGFFDTQGDKVSGLSTNGALSVISICAGLLLFVGMVIGGNVASTINMVLGVLFILSGFVNLALLDRDQNFLAFRIPNVLFSFVVGVMLMFFGMYGRVGSALPHDNPYWRSRHPEQAEREQRVKAGAELRAKALDRGADSTGSGPAAAPATAPAPAPLGEGRSGR; via the coding sequence ATGTTCTACCGGATCGGTGCGGGGCTCATGGGGCTCGTGCTGCTCGCCTTCGGGATCCTTGGGCTGATCGACCGCGTCGGCTTCTTCGACACCCAGGGGGACAAGGTCTCGGGGCTGAGCACCAACGGCGCGCTGAGCGTGATCTCGATCTGCGCCGGGTTGCTGCTCTTCGTCGGCATGGTCATCGGCGGCAACGTCGCCTCGACGATCAACATGGTTCTGGGCGTCCTCTTCATCCTCAGCGGCTTCGTGAACCTCGCCCTGCTCGACAGGGACCAGAACTTCCTCGCCTTCCGCATCCCGAACGTGCTGTTCAGCTTCGTGGTCGGCGTGATGCTGATGTTCTTCGGGATGTACGGACGGGTCGGCTCCGCCCTGCCCCACGACAACCCGTACTGGCGGTCCCGCCATCCCGAACAGGCCGAGCGTGAGCAGCGGGTGAAGGCGGGGGCCGAGTTGCGCGCGAAGGCGCTGGACCGGGGCGCGGACTCCACGGGCTCCGGCCCGGCTGCCGCCCCCGCCACCGCTCCCGCTCCGGCTCCCCTGGGAGAGGGACGCTCCGGCCGCTAA
- a CDS encoding HAD family hydrolase gives MPGPAPRALVASDLDRTLIYSANALALTGPDAEAPRLLCVEVYQNKPLSYVTETAAGLLTELGGAADFVPTTTRTREQYHRIRLPGPAAKYAICANGGHLLVDGVSDPAWQARVTARLADECAPLDEVRAHMAATADPAWVLKQRVAEDLFVYFVVERELLPADWAKELAVWAENRGWTVSVQGRKVYAVPKPLTKSAAMREVARRTGAPRTLAAGDSLLDADLLLAADHAWRPGHGELAEAGWTAPGVTALPERGVAAGERILGEFLSAIR, from the coding sequence ATGCCCGGACCCGCCCCGCGCGCCCTGGTCGCCAGCGACCTCGACCGCACACTCATCTACTCCGCCAACGCGCTCGCCCTCACCGGCCCCGACGCCGAGGCGCCCCGCCTGCTCTGCGTCGAGGTGTACCAGAACAAGCCGCTGTCGTACGTGACCGAGACCGCGGCCGGACTGCTCACCGAACTGGGCGGCGCGGCGGACTTCGTCCCGACGACGACCCGCACCAGGGAGCAGTACCACCGCATCCGACTCCCCGGCCCCGCCGCGAAGTACGCGATCTGCGCCAACGGCGGCCACCTCCTCGTCGACGGCGTCTCCGACCCTGCGTGGCAGGCCCGGGTGACCGCGCGCCTCGCGGACGAGTGCGCCCCGCTGGACGAGGTGCGCGCGCACATGGCGGCCACCGCCGACCCGGCCTGGGTGCTCAAGCAGCGCGTCGCCGAGGACCTCTTCGTGTACTTCGTCGTCGAGCGCGAACTGCTCCCCGCGGACTGGGCGAAGGAACTCGCCGTCTGGGCGGAGAACCGCGGCTGGACGGTCTCCGTCCAGGGCCGCAAGGTCTACGCCGTACCGAAGCCGCTCACCAAGAGCGCGGCCATGCGGGAGGTGGCCCGCCGGACCGGCGCGCCCCGCACCCTCGCGGCCGGCGACTCCCTGCTCGACGCCGACCTGCTGCTGGCCGCGGACCACGCCTGGCGCCCCGGCCACGGCGAACTGGCCGAGGCGGGCTGGACGGCGCCGGGGGTCACCGCGCTGCCGGAGCGGGGGGTGGCCGCGGGGGAGCGGATTCTCGGGGAGTTCCTCAGCGCGATTCGGTAG